In Nicotiana tabacum cultivar K326 chromosome 10, ASM71507v2, whole genome shotgun sequence, the DNA window gaataaaatttacatttccagaaacctcatactctcacgagtctaaccataccaaatttatccaattccgacaccatttggtccttcaaatcttcattttatatttttgaaagattccacaattttcttcccaaattctatctcaaatcactaattaaatgatgaattcaatggtGTATTCATGTATTCTAACCAAATCtgtgttagaatcacttaccccaatgaatttcttgaaaaaccttcgaaaaatcgccaaaatccgagctctataggtcaaaatatcaaataaaaacccaaaacctcgtatttatagagtacccctcggattccgacagtgctgaccgcacaaaaatgaccgcggtccgcgcccagggagtgctgaccgcacaaaaatggtcgCGGCCGTGCAGCAATttgactgcagtgacaggcttcaCTATTTAGGCCGTAACTTTCCCTACAAATGTCCAAATCCCTATTATAATATGTTTTTGAAAACTAGATTCCAAgctctacaactttcgtttttaatcacctcaaatttccgtgttgatcaaaagatatgagcttctgtAGTAGAACCAGCAGCCTGGAGATCTTCCCGGGCGCGGCCGCGCGCCCAGCGCGATAAGGAGCGCGGTCCGCGTCTCCACTGCTGCcacctccatttttctaagtttcGGGGTGTCCGTACTTGCTCAAAattcacccgaaacacacccgaggcccctcggacctcaaccaaaagcaccaacgcatcctaaaacattatgcaaacttgctccaatcatcaaaacacctcgactaacactaaaatcatcgaattacatcaacttcaagcctaagttcttttaaaaacttcaaaacacacattcgatcaaaaacccgaccaaaacatgtccgaatgacttgaaattttgcacgcatATCCTAAATCATATAACAAAACTAcagcaacttccggaattccgttccgacccttggatcaaaatttaacctatcaaccggaatttgtcaaaatactaactttcggcatttctagcctaaatgagctacggacttccaaaatatattccgaacatgctcccaaccccgaaatcacctaacggagctaacggaaccatcagatttccatttcgaggccatcttcacactgttccgattaCGGACCATttttcaacacttaagctcttatttagggactaagtgtcctaaaacactCCGAATCCCAACACCGTACGTCCCGGCAAACCAGAATAGCAGAAATGAACTTAGGGGAAGTAGTTAATGGGGAGACGGGGCATAAATTCCAaagacgaccggctgggtcgtcacagCTAAGTACAATAGGGTACCTGCTGAAGCTATCAAGTTAGGCTATTTTCGTTTTCTTTAAAAGGAGATGCCAAGACTTGGTTGCGAAGTTTGCCTCAAGGGTCCATTACGACATGGGACCAGATGACTCAGaagtttttaaacaaatatttttccccTGCTAAAACAACAAAGTTAAGACAAGACATATATAATTTCTTGCAGACTGACACTGAGTCAGTttatcaagcttgggaaagattaaAAGTAATGTTAAGAAAATGCCCACACCATGACATTCCTAAACATATGCAATTGTACATTTTCTATCACGGGCTAAAACCCTCTGTTAGAAATGTGATAGATGCAGCTGCAGGAGGGTTCTGTAATGGGAAAAACTATAGAGGAAGCATTGCAGCTGTTGAATGAAATTTCTGAGAACGTTATCCAATGGCTATCTGAGCGTGTAATCATTAAAAAGGCTGCTACGGTAAATCAGGTTGATGCTTTAAATACACTAACACAACAGATTGTTTCTTTGGCACAAAAGTTTGAATCTTTTCAGGTGAATACACAACAATCAACTCAATCTAAGGCTTGTGACATGTGCGGAGGAAACCACCAGAACCATGAATCTCAAGCAACCAATCAAACGAATGAACTGGTTAATGTCATCGGTTACAAGCCATATCCTTTTGGAAGTCCAATGGCACAATAGCTTCCAGGATTTCAGTGGAGTAACCCAAATGGTGCAGAAAACTTTCAAAACTTCCAGAAACAACAGGTACAAGGTCTGCCGGGATACCAGAGTCAAAATCGTGGGCAACCGAGTTACGACCTTATCAGCAAGCAGGACCATATCAATAAGCAGGGTCATACCAACAGAGGCCCCAACAAGCTCATCCAAGTCTTGATGACCTTTTGTACAAGTATATTAAGGTCACTGATGAAAAGATGGAAAGCCAAAATTCATCcctcaaaaatctggaaattcaGTTCAGCCAATTGGCAGCTCTTGTGTCAGAAAAGATTCAGGGTCCTTTACTAAGCAATACAGAGAAAAATCCAAAGGAGCACCTTAAGGCCATCACTTTACGGTCAGGTAAGGAACTAGATGAACCTTATGCAGACAGACAAGAAAAGAACCTGACAGAATAACAGGTGGACAAGGGTAAGAATTTTGAAAAACCACCTAAACTATCAAAggagaaagaaataaagaataagaaagaaaaaaattctgaaaaaatgGCTGCCCTGTGACAATTCCTTTTCCACAAAAAAATGAAACGAGAAAAGCTTGATGGTCAATttgcaaaatttttggaaatctTAAAACAGATTCATATTAATATTCTTTTACTGATGATTTGTTGCAAATGCCTTCATAtgccaaatttttaaaagaaattttgtcaagtaaaagaaaattggaagaagtttTTATGGTAATGCTTACTGAAAAATGCagtgctatacttcaaaataagctaccaCAAAAACTTGGTGATCCTGGCAGTTTTACCATTCCATGCACTTTGGGAGGCGTATATTTTGAAAAAGCACTTTGCGATTCTAGAGCTTCAATAAATTTGTtgtcattttctatttttagaaAATTGGATCTTGGTGAAATGAAGGATATAGGTGTTTCTCTTCAGTTTGCAGATCAAAGTACTAAGAAACCTAAGGGAATAATTGAAAACGTGCTTGTAAGAGTATATAAGTTTATTTTCcctgtagattttatagtacTTGAAAAGAAAGAATGTCCTGATGAACCGATAATTTTGGGTAGACCATTTCTTGCTACAGGAAGAGCAATCATAGATGTTCATCAAGGGCAATTAATCTTGAGAGTTGATGAAGAAAGAGTCATttttgatatgcaaaagatactaAGATTTTCAGGAGATGAGGCATCATCATCATACTTTTATATTGACATGATTAGTGATCTTACGGATGAATTCAAAGATGATCAATTAATTTCAGATTCAATGGAAAAATGTTTGACCAAATCAGGCACCGCACAAGATGATGATCCCACAATTTAGGAGAGAAGCTGAAATACTGGAAAAAGATTCAGAGGATAAGGAGATGCAATCAGAAGATGTTCAAccaaaaattgaactcaaaattCTTCCCTCTCATTTAAAGTATATTTATCTTGAGCAAGAACTATTTCTAGTAATTATTTCATCATCTTTGACTGTAGAACAAGAAGAAAGACTAATTCAAGTCTTAAAAGCATACAAAGGAGCTTTAGGGTGGACTGTAGAGGATATCAAAGGGATTAGTCCAGCAATTTTTACACATAGAATCCTCATGGAAGATAACTACAAGCCAATAATCCAACCCCAAAGGAGATTGAATCCTACAATGCAGGAAGTGATGAAAAAGGAGATGGTCAAGCTTCTAGCGGCAAGTATTATTTACCCAATTTAAGATAGCCCTTTGGTAAGTCCAATTCAGGTAGTACCaaagaaaggaggtatgacagctatAAAGAATGAAAATAATGAACTCATACCTACGAGGACTGTTATAGGATGGAGAGTCTGTATTGATTATAAACGCCTCAATGATGCTACCAGAAAAGATTATTTTCCTTTaccatttattgatcaaatgttaTAAAGAATTGCAGGATATAGTTTTTACTGTTTTCTTGGTGGCTATTCAGGGTATAACCAAATACCAATTGCACCCGAAGATCAGGATAAgacaactttcacatgtcctCATGGAACATATACTTATaggagaatgccatttggtctgtgCAACGCCCCTGCTATATTTCAGCGTTGCATGTCAGCAATTTTTTCTGACATGACTgataaatttcttgaaatttttatggatgatttcacACTCTTTGACAAAACATTTGAAGATTGTCTTTACCACTTGACTTTAGTTCTTAAGAGATATGAAGAGACAAACTTGATTctgaattgggaaaaatgtcattttatggttacagagggaattgttttaggacataaaatcacTGCTAATGGGATAGAAGTTGATAAGGCTAAAATTAATCTTATAGCAGGATTACCCCCTCCCACAAATGTTAAAGGTATTagaagctttctaggtcatgcaggtttttacagGCGGTTCATAACGgatttttcaaagatttcaaAACCTCTGACTAACCTCTTGATGAAAGATGTTAAGTTTGATTTTTCAGGTGATTGTATGATAGCGTTTGACACCCTTAAGGAGAAATTATCAACTGCCCCTATAGTTGTGTCCCCTGATTGGAGTCAACCTTTTGAGGttatgtgtgatgctagtgatacggCAATTGGAGCTGTTTTAGGCCAAAGAAAGGATAAGATTTTTTGTCCCATTTACTATGCCAGTAGAACACTAAATGAAACTCAACTAAATTATGCCACAACAGAAAAAGAGTTACTGGCAGTAGTATTtgcatttgataaattttgttcttatttgataggaaCAAAGGTGACTGTTTTTACTGACCGTGCAGCTTTAAAATACCTCTTAGCCAAAAAAGATGCTCGATCTAGATTGTTAAGATGAATTTTACTTCTGCAAGAATTTGACCTtgagataaaagataaaaaaggaacagagaatcagGTAGCTGACCATTTGTCTAGACTAGAAGACCCTTCCCTTGAGTTCAGCGAGATAAAAGAAGAATTTCCTGATGAGCACATTTTTTCAGTTGACTATGTTGTGACTCAACCACCCTGGTTCGCAGATATTGCTAACTACTTGGTTGGAAGATGGACACCCCAAGATCTCTCTTACCAGCAGAGGTAAAAGCTTATTTCTTATGCTAAGTATTATTTGTGGAATGAACCTTACTTGTTCAAAATTTGTGCAGATAATATCATCAGGAGGTGTGTACCTGAAGAAGAGATGACCCAAATTTTGTATCACTCCCATGATGGAGCAATTGGAGGTCATTATGCTGCAAACCGTACGACATTTAAAGTATTGGAGGCCATATTTTTCTGGCCAACACTCTTCAAAGATGCCCGAGCATATGTTGCACAATGTGACAGGTGTCAGAAAACAGGTAATATCACTAAGAGAAATGAGATGCCATTACAATCAATACAagtatgtgaaatatttgatgtctgggaaatagatttcatgggtccttttccttcttctcattCATTTGAATATATCCTTGTGGCTGTGGATTATGTATCAAGATGGGTTGAGGCCATCCCCACAAGGAAGAATGATGCTCATACAATGTGTAGTTttcttagaaaaaatatttttactagatTTGGCACACCTCGAGTCATCATTAATGATCAAGGGACTTATTTCACGAATAGGCAATTTTTTGCTTTGCTATCAAAATATGGTGTGACTCATAAAACTTGAAcaccatatcatgctcaaacaCAGGGGAAAGTTGAAGTTTCTAATCGCGAGTTAAAAAGAATTCTTGAAAAAACGGTTGGAATTTCAAGAAAAGACTGGTCTTTAAAATTAGATGATGCATTATAGGCATATCGAACGGTGTTCAAAACGCCAATTGTAACATCCCCATATAAATTAGTCTTTGGAAAGGCTTGCCATTTTCCAGTTGAATTAGAACACAAAGCTTTTTGGGCGCTGAAAGCATTAAACTTTGAATTAAACTCTGTTGGTAAAAAAAAGATTTTTCAGGTTAATGAATTGGAAGAACTGAGGTTGGAAGCTTATGAAAATGCCAGAAtattcaaagaaaaaaataaaaatatggcaTAACAATTTGATCCGACAAAAAAGTTTCAAAATTGGAGATCAAGTACTTCTTTATAATAGCAGGCTGAGGCTATTTCCAGGGAAATTAAAATCCAGGTGGACAGGTCCTTATAATGTTACAGATGTTACTCCATATGGGGCAATTGAAATTCAACATATCAATGGAGGAGACAAATTTAAGGTAAATGATCACAGGTTAAAGTTGTATTTTGGAGGTCGTTTTGAGCAACAACCATCGATAACCTTGATAGCCTAATACATTCCATTGTTAATAAGTCGAGCTgacgatgttaaactcagaactaCAATTTCCTTACCCTTAGCCATTGAGGGTGAAGCAATGGAGCCTCATAAGCCCAATATAATGAATAAATGCTTAACCAATTGATCTGGTTAATATCCAGATTATTGTACAACCGAGACATCCCATGCAGGCCTCTACAAAAACAGAGCCATCTATATAGGAGTAATTCCATGGTGGTCGGTATGCCTACGTTACTGGTTGGTTAACCAtctaattgtgttaattaattattGGCTCAGGTAAATTTTCTGGTTTATATCAAAACCTGGACCCCATGACTGATAAGGTCTAAAAGCTAGTCCAGTCTATTACACATAGAATATGTATGGTCACAGTTTCTTTCAAGCTTTCTTCTGTGACTgtaaatttgaaagctaaaaagatttttaatttattttttcaaaaatttctttagtacttcatgtatatatatactttttttctATAATGTTATAATAAATTTTTTCTTCTTAactaattgtatatatatatatattctataatgttataataaattttttttcttaaataaattatttgttgTAGGATTTTAATTAGTAAAATAAATTCTTTTTATTGTGCCCAAATATTAAgtttttttttcattatcatatcaGTTCCATGCCTATGACTTTAATTTTGTGAAGGAAAAACTAGCATCTCCAACTCACAAAATCAAGGGAATTGAGAAAAGTTATCATCACAAGAAGGTATATTCAATAATTTTTCTAGAACTTGCTCTAAATGTTCTTCGAGGCGAAATAATGGATGACACTGATTCTTGAAAAATGaaattaggctttctttgatataCCTTTTAGCCTCTTTTAGTTTATTCTCTCCAAAAAAAGTTTTTATCTCTTAGAACCTATCTTTGAGCCTTTatcctattttttttaaaaaacaccATGATCTATAAcccctcaaaaagaaaaaaaaaagaaagaaaaagagatgtATATTACGATTATAGTTATTACTTC includes these proteins:
- the LOC107807283 gene encoding uncharacterized protein LOC107807283 translates to MLTEKCSAILQNKLPQKLGDPGSFTIPCTLGGVYFEKALCDSRASINLLSFSIFRKLDLGEMKDIGVSLQFADQSTKKPKGIIENVLVRVYKFIFPVDFIVLEKKECPDEPIILGRPFLATGRAIIDVHQGQLILRVDEERVIFDMQKILRFSGDEASSSYFYIDMISDLTDEFKDDQLISDSMEKCLTKSGTAQDDDPTI